A genomic segment from Sander vitreus isolate 19-12246 chromosome 3, sanVit1, whole genome shotgun sequence encodes:
- the LOC144515680 gene encoding period circadian protein homolog 2-like isoform X3 has translation MINDSQPPGFDVSSYTIEEINSITSEYTLKNTDIFAVAVSLITGKIVYISDQAASILNCKREVFNNAKFVEFLTPQDVSVFYSFTTPYRLPSWRMCTEADSSPTECMQEKSFFCRISGGKEREGDLQYYPFRMTPYRMKVQDAELAEEQFCCLLLAERVHSGYEAPRIPTDKRIFTTTHTPNCVFQDVDERAVPLLGYLPQDLIGTPVLLNLHPSDRPLLLAVHRKILQYAGTPFDYSSIRFCARNGEYITIDTSWSSFVNPWSRKVSFVIGRHKVRTGPVNEDVFAAPAFHGGKIMDSDIQEISEQIHRLLLQPVHNMGSSGYGSHGSNGSHEQLVSISSSGESNGNVVAGNPAEETDKAKPSRTFQEICKGVHMLKNQDSQVCLRLPPPWPSPSPSKPEQKKTSDTIVAAQKSPAVRLKDSALPLQVRDSTAASMEDFTCKDQTVCSYQQISCLDSVIRYLDSCNIPITVKRKYQFSNSDDDKKGSEDGIHVPQDTNPEPLMLDAQPGLSNMKALKKPSSGAVAVVGGPMAPLTLPSKAESVVSITSQCSYSSTIVHVGDKKPQPKSEIIEDMVESPVLPALPVSVVSPPSQEKEAYKRLGLTKQVLAAHTQKEEQAFLNRCRELCNARTFQKDCFTYLHKQRGPASAEESSGLRSSAKQGTTRPETTAKKGNRNRKTNKPRRKHPDSSDSAVSNRKPRPPLQGLNQTSWSPSETSQSAFNVSYPAMGPAYPLYPTGPAAPAQAPCPDPSLSTGFGEGQSTQAPPTAAPFGATIVTPVVALVLPNYLFPQIGQLGQIGQLGAAPRPAFFPEQTQTQPAYTSQQLFQPPQPGYAMQTQPPYTSQQPFPVQTAFTPQQPFQTAHTPFTTSQPFQAAQTTYTTPQPFQTTQTPYTTSQSFQTAHTPYTTPQPFQAPQTAYTSQQPFAAQPSFPVQTQFVAQATYPAQPFPMAMEPQEGAASRSATPASGAREPVTSPRLFESRCSSPLQLNLLSTEEGQRSMERQDSAAPLAGCHGYSTVAASGAAGAAGEKNENPQQVESPEDRAHSDGNSSSCDLLDILLQEDSHSGTGSATSWPPGSMASGSGSGSGSGYNGCGTSASGASGSRTGSSNTSKYFGSIDSLEHNPKAKAKTSGKGGSEGGQSQTKVSIQGDGELFIKNVLQEPLWLLMANADDKVMMTYQMPSRDIQRVLREDKERLRQMQKSQPHFSSDQRRELMEEHPWMRRGGLPAAINVKECVYCEDATAAPFEEDLSHMEMGELGEELSQEVQNALSQSEESQPQADTGC, from the exons ATGATTAATGACAGTCAACCGCCAGGGTTTGATGTATCATCCTACACCATCGAAGAAATCAACAGCATCACCTCTGAATACACCCTCAAAAACACT GATATTTTTGCTGTTGCCGTCTCACTTATCACGGGGAAAATTGTTTACATCTCGGACCAGGCGGCGTCCATCTTGAACTGCAAGCGGGAAGTCTTTAACAATGCCAAGTTTGTGGAGTTCCTGACACCTCAGGACGTCAGCGTGTTCTACAGCTTCACCACGCCCTACCGCCTGCCCTCATGGAGGATGTGCACTGAAGCAG ACTCGTCTCCCACAGAGTGCATGCAGGAGAAATCCTTTTTTTGCCGCATCAG tggTGGTAAGGAGCGTGAAGGAGATTTGCAGTACTACCCTTTCCGTATGACTCCATACCGGATGAAAGTCCAGGATGCTGAGCTGGCTGAGGAACAGTTCTGCTGCCTCCTGCTGGCCGAGAGGGTGCACTCTGGATACGAAG CACCCAGAATTCCTACTGACAAGCGTATcttcaccaccacacacacacccaactgTGTGTTCCAGGATGTGGATGAGAG GGCTGTTCCTCTGTTGGGTTACCTCCCTCAGGACCTGATTGGGACCCCTGTGCTACTCAATCTGCACCCAAGTGACCGACCCTTGCTGCTGGCTGTGCATCGGAAAA TTCTGCAGTATGCTGGTACGCCATTCGATTACTCCTCGATCCGTTTCTGTGCAAGAAACGGCGAGTACATCACCATTGATACCAGCTGGTCCAGCTTTGTCAACCCCTGGAGTCGCAAGGTCTCCTTTGTCATTGGCAGGCACAAAGTCCGCAC gGGTCCTGTGAATGAAGATGTTTTTGCAGCACCAGCTTTCCACGGAGGGAAGATCATGGACTCAGACATCCAGGAAATTAGTGAACAGATCCACAGGCTGCTACTCCAA CCGGTCCACAACATGGGCTCTAGCGGTTATGGTAGCCACGGCAGCAATGGTTCCCATGAGCAGCTGGTGAGCATCAGCTCGTCAGGCGAGAGCAACGGGAACGTCGTGGCTGGGAACCCAGCGGAGGAGACAGACAAGGCCAAGCCTTCCAGGACGTTCCAGGAGATTTGTAAAGGGGTCCACATGCTGAAGAACCAGGACTCCCAGGTCTGCCTGCGCCTCCCTCCCCCTTGGCCCTCACCGTCGCCATCCAAGCCTGAGCAGAAGAAGACCTCTGACA CAATAGTGGCAGCTCAGAAGAGTCCAGCGGTGCGTTTGAAAGACTCAGCGCTCCCTCTGCAGGTCAGAGACAGTACTGCAGCCAGCATGGAGGACTTCACCTGCAAGGACCAGACTGTCTGCTCCTACCAGCAGATCAGCTGCCTCGACAGTGTCATCAG GTACCTGGATAGTTGTAACATCCCCATCACAGTGAAGAGGAAGTACCAGTTCTCCAACTCCGATGATGACAAGAAGGGCTCAGAGGATGGCATCCATGTGCCTCAGGACACAAACCCAG AGCCTTTGATGCTAGATGCCCAGCCAGGCCTGTCAAACATGAAAGCACTTAAGAAACCTTCATCTGGGGCAGTGGCTGTGGTGGGAGGACCCATGGCACCCCTCACCCTACCAAGCAAGGCTGAGAGTGTGGTGTCAATCACCTCACAGTGCAGCTACAGCAGCACCATCGTCCATGTGGGAGACAAGAAGCCTCAGCCAAAGTCTG AGATTATCGAGGACATGGTCGAAAGCCCTGTGCTCCCGGCTCTGCCTGTCAGCGTGGTGTCTCCCCCCAGCCAGGAGAAGGAGGCCTACAAGCGGCTGGGACTGACCAAACAGGTGCTGGCTGCACACACCCAGAAAGAAGAGCAGGCCTTCCTCAATCGCTGCCGAGAGCTGTGCAATGCCAGGACCTTCCAGAAGGACTGTTTCACATATCTCCACAAGCAGAGAGGTCCAGCCAGTGCTGAAG AATCATCTGGTCTACGAAGTTCTGCCAAACAAGGCACCACCAGGCCTGAGACTACTGCCAAGAAGGGCAACCGCAACAGGAAGACCAATAAGCCCCGGAGGAAGCATCCTGATTCGTCAGACAGCGCTGTATCAAACCGCAAACCCCGGCCTCCTCTCCAGGGTCTCAACCAAACCTCGTGGTCCCCATCAGAAACATCCCAGTCAGCTTTTAATGTCTCCTACCCAGCCATGGGGCCTGCCTATCCGCTCTACCCCACTGGACCTGCAGCTCCAGCTCAGGCCCCCTGCCCTGACCCCTCCCTTTCCACAGGCTTTGGAGAGGGGCAGAGCACTCAAGCCCCACCTACTGCCGCTCCATTTGGTGCAACCATTGTTACACCTGTGGTAGCTCTGGTGCTACCCAATTATCTCTTCCCCCAAATAGGACAGTTAGGTCAGATTGGGCAGCTGGGGGCTGCTCCTAGACCAGCGTTTTTCCCTGAGCAGACCCAGACGCAACCTGCATACACTTCTCAGCAGCTCTTTCAGCCCCCACAGCCAGGCTACGCCATGCAAACACAACCCCCATACACCAGCCAACAGCCGTTCCCTGTGCAGACTGCCTTTACCCCCCAGCAGCCATTCCAAACCGCTCACACCCCCTTCACTACCTCGCAGCCTTTCCAGGCCGCTCAGACTACCTATACTACCCCGCAGCCTTTCCAAACCACACAGACCCCCTACACTACCTCGCAGTCTTTCCAAACCGCACACACCCCCTACACTACCCCCCAGCCTTTCCAGGCCCCTCAGACTGCCTACACTTCccagcagccctttgctgcCCAGCCTTCTTTTCCAGTGCAGACTCAGTTTGTGGCCCAAGCCACGTATCCTGCTCAGCCCTTCCCTATGGCCATGGAGCCCCAAGAAGGGGCAGCATCACGTTCCGCCACCCCAGCCTCTGGAGCAAGAGAGCCCGTCACGTCCCCGCGACTGTTTGAGTCACGGTGCAGCTCGCCCCTGCAGCTCAATTTGCTGAGCACGGAGGAGGGACAGCGCTCCATGGAACGGCAGGACAGCGCAGCGCCCCTTGCTGGATGCCACGGCTACAGTACAGTAGCAGCATCGGGGGCAGCTGGAGCAGCAGGGGAGAAGAACGAAAACCCCCAACAG GTGGAGTCTCCAGAAGATCGGGCTCACAGTGACGGTAACTCCTCATCCTGCGACTTGCTGGACATCCTGCTTCAGGAGGACTCCCACTCTGGGACCGGATCAGCCACCTCCTGGCCACCTGGCTCCATGGCCTCAGGATCGGGCTCAGGATCGGGCTCAGGCTACAACGGCTGTGGTACATCAGCTAGTGGAGCTTCTGGCAGCAGAACAG GAAGCAGCAACACCAGCAAATACTTTGGCAGCATTGACTCTCTGGAACACAACCCCAAGGCCAAAGCCAAGACGAGCGGCAAAGGAGGCTCTGAAGGCGGCCAATCGCAGACCAAGGTCTCAATCCAAGGCGACGGAGAGCTTTTCATCAAAAATGTTCTCCAGGAGCCCCTGTGGCTGCTGATGGCAAATGCTGATGACAAGGTCATGATGACATATCAAATGCCATCCAG GGACATTCAGAGGGTACTGCGAGAAGACAAGGAGAGGCTGAGGCAGATGCAAAAGAGCCAGCCTCACTTCTCCTCAGACCAGCGACGAGAGCTAATGGAGGAACACCCCTGGATGAGGAGGGGAGGTCTACCTGCTGCTATCAATGTAAAG GAATGTGTGTACTGTGAGGACGCCACAGCAGCCCCATTCGAGGAGGACCTGTCACACATGGAAATGGGCGAGCTGGGCGAGGAACTGAGCCAAGAGGTCCAGAACGCcctaagccaatcagaggagtCTCAGCCTCAAGCAGACACTGGTTGCTGA